Proteins encoded together in one Streptomyces sp. NBC_01216 window:
- a CDS encoding cold-shock protein has translation MATGTVKWFNAEKGFGFIEQDGGGADVFAHFSNIAAQGFRELQEGQKVTFDIAQGQKGPTAENIVSA, from the coding sequence ATGGCTACTGGCACCGTGAAGTGGTTCAACGCGGAAAAGGGTTTCGGCTTCATCGAGCAGGACGGTGGCGGCGCTGACGTGTTCGCCCACTTCTCGAACATCGCCGCCCAGGGCTTCCGCGAGCTCCAGGAAGGCCAGAAGGTCACCTTCGACATCGCGCAGGGCCAGAAGGGCCCGACGGCCGAGAACATCGTTTCCGCCTGA
- a CDS encoding DUF5994 family protein, whose translation MTATLAPSLPARLSLTPKTTLAGVLDGAWWPRSRDLTAELPPLVDALEARFGRITRMTVNPTRWPVVPHKVPATGHTVHVGWFIEQDPDKVILLSYTVGRCDLLVIPPETEPAAAARLMTAAAIPGGVLAAGVLLSDEATTGGAAPAPLGHPVVGARMISMPARPRR comes from the coding sequence ATGACCGCCACCCTCGCGCCCTCGCTTCCGGCGCGCCTGTCGCTGACACCGAAGACCACCCTCGCCGGCGTCTTGGACGGCGCGTGGTGGCCTCGCTCGCGAGACCTCACCGCCGAGCTGCCGCCCTTGGTCGACGCGCTTGAGGCCCGCTTCGGGCGCATCACGCGGATGACGGTGAACCCCACCCGCTGGCCCGTCGTCCCGCACAAGGTTCCTGCCACCGGGCACACCGTGCACGTGGGCTGGTTCATCGAACAGGATCCCGACAAGGTGATCCTGCTCTCCTACACCGTCGGCCGCTGCGACCTGTTGGTGATCCCGCCCGAAACCGAACCGGCCGCAGCCGCCCGGCTCATGACGGCCGCAGCCATCCCCGGCGGCGTCCTGGCCGCCGGCGTCCTGTTGTCCGACGAGGCCACGACCGGCGGGGCCGCCCCGGCGCCTCTCGGGCACCCGGTCGTCGGAGCGCGGATGATCTCCATGCCGGCACGCCCGCGGAGGTGA
- a CDS encoding DUF5994 family protein, whose amino-acid sequence MAESDTPTPRQLLPDEIHRAVNPGTALLRLRTTHSRGGVLDGAWWPRSRDIATELPALIQALTAHLGPVTRVGLDADAWEEVPTRVVVDDRVVRLDSFPVGDDTVLITRGDNDHFALLVVPPDTTPDAARDAMARAVDAGNVTQAAGILVATLPGPVTEHQEST is encoded by the coding sequence ATGGCCGAATCTGACACTCCCACCCCACGGCAGCTCCTGCCGGACGAGATCCACCGAGCGGTGAATCCGGGCACGGCCCTGCTCCGGCTGCGGACGACGCATTCCCGCGGAGGTGTCCTCGACGGCGCGTGGTGGCCCCGCTCCCGGGACATCGCGACCGAGCTGCCCGCCCTGATCCAGGCGCTCACCGCACACCTCGGCCCCGTCACGCGTGTCGGCCTGGACGCGGACGCCTGGGAGGAGGTCCCGACTCGTGTGGTCGTCGACGACCGGGTCGTGCGTCTCGACTCCTTCCCTGTCGGTGACGACACCGTCCTCATCACCCGTGGCGACAACGACCACTTCGCCCTCCTCGTGGTGCCCCCGGACACGACACCCGACGCGGCACGCGACGCCATGGCCCGTGCGGTCGACGCCGGTAACGTCACCCAGGCCGCCGGGATCCTTGTCGCCACGCTTCCCGGACCAGTGACGGAACACCAGGAGTCGACATGA
- a CDS encoding PRC-barrel domain-containing protein: protein MIHMADIREWRTHDVVDTRGHRIGELEAVYVDTSTDEPAMATVRVGLPTRHRLVFVPLDGATAGPGYVKVAHDKSLVKRCPSVGTDDVLPAGDEEAVFRHYDLPYQSGANGERQLARR from the coding sequence ATGATCCATATGGCGGACATCCGTGAGTGGCGGACCCACGACGTGGTGGACACGAGGGGCCACAGGATTGGCGAGCTGGAGGCGGTCTATGTCGACACCAGCACCGACGAACCGGCCATGGCGACGGTCCGGGTCGGCCTGCCCACCCGCCACCGCCTGGTGTTCGTTCCCCTGGACGGTGCGACCGCGGGGCCGGGCTACGTGAAGGTCGCCCATGACAAGTCGCTGGTGAAACGGTGTCCTTCGGTCGGCACGGACGACGTACTTCCCGCTGGGGACGAGGAGGCGGTCTTCCGGCACTACGACCTCCCCTACCAGTCCGGGGCGAACGGCGAACGGCAGCTGGCCCGCCGCTGA
- a CDS encoding PP2C family protein-serine/threonine phosphatase: MSEGERKPGRSGVDRSEGFGERLLGLLLDRAHEMPPQLIAPLVAEEVARVGGRDVSILLQDYEQMVLVPLPGRGLVVGDPEPVEDSPAGEAFLNCETVEVPQDGTVRMFVPLLDGSDQVGAMAVTLDSVDDDDRRLLRRLAGLVADMIVTKDAYTDLFFQARRRAPMSVAAEIQWSLLPPLSMTVPQVEVAGILEPAYDVAGDSFDYALNGDILHVAMIDAMGHGLNAATMATVAIGAYRHTRRANTGLSQVYAFMDRAINEQFGPDHFVTAQMMCLNVATGRLQWVNAGHPAPLLIRGHAVVDRLESPTTLPVGFGGEEPVVSERMLLPGDRLLCFTDGLIEEHQPGGEQFGEEQLIECANRAVRDYTAVRSVVRALSHALKQERGGVTSDDATIFLIEWRGGNADHLATFG; this comes from the coding sequence ATGTCCGAAGGCGAGCGGAAGCCGGGCAGGTCTGGGGTGGACCGGTCGGAGGGGTTCGGTGAGCGGTTGCTGGGTCTGTTGCTGGACCGGGCTCACGAGATGCCGCCGCAGTTGATCGCCCCGCTCGTCGCGGAAGAAGTGGCCAGGGTCGGTGGTAGGGACGTCTCGATCCTCTTGCAGGACTACGAACAGATGGTGCTGGTGCCCCTGCCGGGACGGGGATTGGTGGTCGGTGACCCCGAACCGGTCGAGGACTCTCCCGCCGGGGAGGCGTTCCTGAACTGCGAAACGGTAGAGGTACCGCAGGACGGCACCGTGCGGATGTTTGTGCCGCTGCTGGACGGCAGTGACCAGGTCGGGGCGATGGCCGTCACCCTGGACAGCGTCGATGACGACGACCGGAGGTTGCTGCGCAGACTCGCCGGGCTGGTAGCCGACATGATCGTCACCAAAGACGCCTATACCGACCTGTTCTTCCAGGCCCGACGCCGCGCCCCGATGAGCGTGGCCGCGGAAATCCAGTGGTCGTTGCTGCCTCCGCTGTCGATGACTGTTCCGCAGGTTGAAGTGGCTGGAATCCTGGAGCCCGCGTACGACGTGGCCGGCGACAGTTTCGACTACGCCCTCAACGGCGACATCCTTCATGTGGCCATGATCGACGCGATGGGCCACGGCCTGAACGCGGCGACCATGGCGACGGTGGCCATCGGCGCCTACCGCCACACGCGACGGGCCAACACCGGTCTGTCCCAGGTGTACGCGTTCATGGACAGGGCCATCAACGAGCAGTTCGGCCCCGATCACTTCGTCACCGCGCAGATGATGTGTCTGAACGTCGCCACGGGCCGGCTGCAGTGGGTCAATGCCGGTCACCCGGCTCCGCTGCTGATCCGCGGCCATGCCGTGGTGGACCGGCTGGAGAGCCCGACCACCCTGCCGGTCGGTTTCGGCGGCGAGGAGCCGGTGGTCAGCGAGCGGATGCTGCTGCCCGGGGACCGGCTGCTGTGTTTCACCGACGGTCTGATCGAAGAGCATCAGCCCGGCGGGGAACAGTTCGGTGAGGAGCAGCTCATCGAGTGCGCCAACCGAGCCGTCCGCGACTACACGGCGGTGCGGTCGGTGGTGCGCGCGCTCTCCCACGCCCTGAAACAGGAACGAGGCGGCGTCACCAGCGATGACGCGACCATCTTCCTCATCGAGTGGCGCGGCGGCAACGCCGACCATCTCGCCACATTCGGTTGA
- a CDS encoding metallophosphoesterase yields the protein MRARYGIPLKITAGLTATAAAGLVYAAGFEARSFRLRRVTIPVLPRGMRDLRVLQVSDIHMVCGQHKKRAWLQSLAGLRPDLVVNTGDNLSDTDAVPEVLDALGPLMEFPGVYVFGSNDYYGPRLRNPALYLLEKVQGRHGLNGNKPVEGAVHNPWEDLRDAFDEAGWLNLTNTRGRLRLDGLDLAFTGLDDPHIKRDRYERVTGGPDASADFTVGVVHAPYLRSLDAFTADGYELVLAGHTHGGQLCVPFYGALVTNCDLDTDRVKGLSTHTVADRTSFLHVSAGCGTNRFTPVRFACPPEATLLTLTAHP from the coding sequence ATGCGCGCACGGTACGGAATCCCCTTGAAGATCACCGCAGGTCTCACGGCGACAGCCGCCGCCGGACTGGTCTATGCCGCGGGCTTCGAAGCCCGCTCCTTCCGCCTGCGCCGGGTGACGATTCCCGTACTGCCGCGCGGGATGCGCGATCTGCGCGTCCTGCAGGTCTCCGACATCCACATGGTGTGCGGCCAGCACAAGAAGCGGGCCTGGCTCCAGTCACTGGCGGGACTGCGACCGGACCTCGTCGTGAACACCGGCGACAACCTCTCCGACACCGACGCGGTGCCGGAAGTGCTGGACGCGCTGGGCCCGCTGATGGAGTTTCCGGGCGTGTACGTCTTCGGATCCAACGACTACTACGGACCGCGGCTGCGCAACCCCGCCCTCTACCTCCTGGAGAAGGTGCAGGGCAGGCACGGCCTCAACGGCAACAAGCCGGTCGAAGGCGCGGTGCACAACCCGTGGGAGGACCTCCGGGACGCCTTCGACGAGGCAGGCTGGCTGAACCTCACCAACACCCGTGGCCGACTCAGGCTCGACGGCCTGGATCTCGCCTTCACCGGCCTCGACGACCCCCACATCAAGCGGGACCGTTACGAGCGGGTGACCGGCGGTCCCGACGCCTCGGCCGACTTCACGGTGGGCGTGGTCCACGCCCCCTACCTGCGCTCGCTCGACGCGTTCACGGCGGACGGCTACGAGCTGGTCCTGGCGGGTCACACCCACGGCGGGCAGCTGTGCGTCCCCTTCTACGGGGCACTGGTGACGAACTGCGATCTGGACACGGACCGGGTGAAGGGCCTGTCCACGCACACCGTGGCGGACCGGACGTCCTTCCTGCACGTGTCCGCGGGCTGCGGCACCAACCGGTTCACTCCCGTCCGGTTCGCCTGCCCGCCGGAGGCGACCCTGCTGACGCTGACCGCCCACCCCTGA
- a CDS encoding GatB/YqeY domain-containing protein — MTTLKAKLQDDLNAAIKERDELRSSTLRLTLTAITKEEVAGTTKRELSDDEVQKVIAKEAKKRREAADAFAQGGRAESAEREKAEGVVLDAYLPKQLGDDELEQIVAAAVAEAAAAGAEGPRAMGAVMKIVNPKVAGQAEGGRVAAAVKKLLAG; from the coding sequence ATGACCACGCTCAAGGCCAAGCTGCAGGACGATCTCAACGCCGCCATCAAGGAGCGCGACGAGCTGCGCTCCTCGACGCTGCGGCTCACCCTCACCGCCATCACGAAGGAGGAGGTCGCGGGCACGACCAAGCGCGAACTCTCCGACGACGAGGTGCAGAAGGTGATCGCCAAGGAGGCGAAGAAGCGCCGCGAGGCCGCGGACGCGTTCGCCCAGGGAGGCCGTGCCGAGTCGGCCGAGCGCGAGAAGGCGGAGGGCGTCGTCCTCGACGCCTACCTGCCGAAGCAGCTCGGTGACGACGAACTGGAGCAGATCGTCGCCGCGGCCGTCGCCGAGGCCGCCGCCGCCGGTGCGGAGGGTCCGCGCGCGATGGGGGCCGTCATGAAGATCGTGAACCCCAAGGTGGCCGGCCAGGCCGAGGGCGGCCGTGTCGCCGCCGCGGTCAAGAAGCTGCTCGCGGGCTGA
- a CDS encoding transglycosylase domain-containing protein, whose product MANKRSGGGLTGTQQAAKFLGVSVLSGAVLAGIALPAAGALGLAAKGTVEGFDEIPSNLKTPPLSQRTTILDSSGGHLATVYSRDRKVVPLEKISPYMQKAIVAIEDSRFYEHGAVDLKGVLRAINRNAQSGGVAQGASTLTQQYVKNVFVEEAGDDPEKVAQATQQTIGRKVRELKYAIQVEEELGKKKILENYLNITFFGQQAYGIEAASQRYFSKPAADLKLEEAAMMAGLVQSPSRYDPVNDIQEATKRRDVVLQRLADVKDISQAEADKAKATPVKLKVKTPRNGCITAVDGAGFFCDYVRKTILTDPVFGKTVEERQKLWNLGGLTIRTTLDPRAQEAANEAAVAKINEDDKVAASVVQVQPGTGKILSMGQSRPYGLDQKQHQTTLNLAVGSRMGGTTYGFQVGSTFKPITAAAALEKGLSPAQSFSTPWKISVPMNSFTTCAGGPAGGGNWDLQNELQSEAGSWDMTSALGKSINTYFAHLEQMTGLCETVNMAKKMGYEQSLGKDLKELPSITLGGQESTPLDMASVYATFANRGTYCTPIAIESITTPNGKKLKVPQTRCSRAMSERTADTVNQMLKGVVEDGTGQRAGLSDRDNAGKTGTTNDRKDAWFVGYTPNLSTAVWVGDDVGEKTGMYNITIGGVYYDKVCGGCLPGPIWRIAMTGALKASETPSFAPVSVPRAEKPEDKEKPRDRDRNRNRNKPGGGDKPGDGRPGDGTPFPGITIPPDLAGGGNNRGQGGGGGR is encoded by the coding sequence ATGGCAAACAAGCGCTCGGGCGGAGGTCTGACCGGGACCCAGCAGGCCGCCAAGTTCCTCGGTGTCAGTGTGCTCTCCGGAGCCGTGCTGGCAGGCATCGCGCTGCCCGCGGCCGGAGCACTGGGGCTGGCGGCGAAAGGCACCGTCGAGGGATTCGACGAGATCCCGTCCAATCTGAAGACACCGCCGCTGAGTCAGCGCACGACCATCCTCGACTCGTCGGGGGGTCACCTCGCCACCGTGTACTCGCGGGACCGCAAGGTAGTACCGCTGGAGAAGATCTCCCCGTACATGCAGAAGGCGATCGTCGCGATCGAGGACTCGCGCTTCTACGAGCACGGCGCGGTCGACCTCAAGGGCGTCCTGCGTGCGATCAACCGCAACGCCCAGTCGGGCGGCGTGGCCCAGGGCGCGTCGACGCTCACGCAGCAGTACGTGAAGAACGTCTTCGTCGAGGAGGCGGGCGACGACCCGGAGAAGGTCGCCCAGGCGACCCAGCAGACCATCGGCCGCAAGGTACGCGAACTGAAGTACGCGATCCAGGTCGAGGAGGAGCTCGGGAAGAAGAAGATCCTCGAGAACTACCTCAACATCACCTTCTTCGGGCAGCAGGCCTACGGCATCGAGGCGGCTTCCCAGCGCTACTTCTCCAAGCCGGCCGCGGACCTGAAGCTGGAGGAGGCGGCCATGATGGCCGGACTCGTCCAGTCCCCGAGCCGCTACGACCCGGTCAACGACATCCAGGAAGCCACGAAGCGCCGCGACGTGGTGCTCCAGCGCCTGGCCGACGTCAAGGACATCAGCCAGGCCGAGGCGGACAAAGCCAAGGCCACCCCGGTCAAGCTGAAGGTGAAGACGCCCAGGAACGGCTGCATCACCGCCGTCGACGGCGCCGGCTTCTTCTGCGACTACGTCCGCAAGACCATCCTCACCGACCCGGTCTTCGGCAAGACGGTCGAGGAGCGCCAGAAGCTGTGGAACCTCGGTGGCCTGACCATCAGGACCACCCTCGACCCACGCGCGCAGGAGGCGGCCAACGAGGCCGCTGTGGCGAAGATCAACGAGGACGACAAGGTCGCCGCCTCGGTGGTCCAGGTACAGCCAGGTACCGGCAAGATCCTCTCGATGGGTCAGTCCCGTCCGTACGGCCTGGACCAGAAGCAGCACCAGACCACGCTCAACCTCGCCGTCGGCAGCAGGATGGGCGGCACCACCTACGGCTTCCAGGTCGGCTCGACGTTCAAGCCGATCACGGCCGCCGCGGCGCTGGAGAAGGGGCTGAGCCCGGCACAGTCCTTCAGTACGCCGTGGAAGATCTCGGTACCGATGAACTCCTTCACCACCTGCGCGGGCGGACCCGCCGGAGGCGGCAACTGGGACCTGCAGAACGAGCTGCAGTCCGAGGCCGGCAGCTGGGACATGACCAGCGCGCTCGGCAAGTCCATCAACACCTACTTCGCGCACCTCGAGCAGATGACCGGTCTGTGCGAGACGGTGAACATGGCGAAGAAGATGGGCTACGAGCAGAGCCTGGGCAAGGACCTCAAGGAACTGCCGTCCATCACCCTCGGCGGCCAGGAGAGCACCCCGCTCGACATGGCCTCGGTGTACGCCACCTTCGCCAACCGCGGCACGTACTGCACCCCGATCGCCATCGAGTCGATCACCACGCCCAACGGCAAGAAGCTGAAGGTCCCGCAGACGCGGTGCTCGCGGGCGATGAGCGAGCGGACCGCGGACACCGTCAACCAGATGCTCAAGGGCGTGGTCGAGGACGGCACCGGCCAACGGGCCGGTCTCAGCGACCGCGACAACGCCGGCAAGACCGGAACGACCAACGACCGCAAGGACGCCTGGTTCGTCGGGTACACGCCGAACCTGTCCACTGCGGTGTGGGTCGGTGACGACGTCGGCGAGAAGACCGGCATGTACAACATCACCATCGGCGGCGTCTACTACGACAAGGTCTGTGGCGGTTGCCTCCCCGGCCCGATCTGGCGGATCGCGATGACCGGAGCGCTGAAAGCCTCCGAGACCCCGAGTTTCGCCCCCGTCTCCGTCCCCCGCGCCGAGAAGCCGGAGGACAAGGAGAAGCCCAGGGACAGGGACAGGAACAGGAACAGGAACAAGCCCGGTGGCGGCGACAAGCCAGGCGACGGGCGGCCGGGCGACGGCACCCCGTTCCCCGGGATCACCATTCCGCCGGACCTGGCCGGTGGTGGGAACAACCGCGGTCAGGGCGGCGGTGGCGGCCGGTAG
- a CDS encoding WhiB family transcriptional regulator has protein sequence MGWVADWSAQAACRTTDPDELFVQGAAQNRAKAVCTGCPVRTECLADALDNRVEFGVWGGMTERERRALLRRRPTVTSWRRLLETARTEYERGAGLLPVAMDDDATYESYAAVG, from the coding sequence ATGGGCTGGGTAGCTGACTGGAGTGCGCAGGCGGCCTGCCGCACTACCGATCCGGATGAACTTTTCGTACAGGGAGCGGCGCAGAACCGGGCCAAGGCGGTGTGTACCGGATGCCCGGTGCGGACCGAATGCCTGGCCGACGCCCTGGACAACCGGGTGGAATTCGGCGTGTGGGGTGGCATGACGGAGCGTGAGCGCCGCGCTCTGCTGCGGCGGCGGCCGACCGTCACGTCGTGGCGGCGGCTGCTGGAGACGGCACGCACTGAGTACGAGCGGGGAGCGGGCCTGCTGCCCGTGGCGATGGACGACGACGCGACCTACGAGAGCTACGCGGCCGTGGGCTAG
- a CDS encoding ArsA family ATPase: MTDSARTGETAMAPAAGSGATADAPARAASRTNAPAAHAPPADAPTPNAPDDDVVVPDVPPTDGEFVSSGFGEGLVPPVGSEEEGRPGDGLDSVPALALDPLLDAPGTRIIVCCGAGGVGKTTTAAALGVRAAERGRKVVVLTIDPARRLAQSMGIDSLDNIPRRVEGIRSRPARGTATRGSGPAGGRRAESGQLHAMMLDMKRTFDEIVEAHADADRARAILENPFYQSLSAGFAGTQEYMAMEKLGQLRAREEWDLIVVDTPPSRSALDFLDAPKRLGSFLDGKFIKLLMAPAKMGGRAGMKFLNVGMSMMTGTLGKLLGGQFLKDVQTFVAAMDTMFGGFRTRADATYKLLQAPGTAFLVVATPERDALREAAYFVERLAAEEMPLAGLVLNRVHGSGAARLSAGRARAAAENLDEGRMVDQVSGKTDVRGPRATIPEPSDIATAAARSSQDPEAAPTADPYDPAHTPSVAAQDIPQLTAGLLRLHAERMQVLAREQRTRDRFTALHPEVPVAEVAALPGDVHDLAGLRAIGDRLASGRVPRP; encoded by the coding sequence ATGACGGACAGCGCACGGACCGGGGAGACGGCCATGGCTCCTGCGGCCGGGTCCGGAGCCACCGCGGACGCGCCCGCGCGGGCCGCCTCCCGCACGAACGCCCCCGCCGCACACGCCCCTCCCGCGGACGCGCCCACCCCGAACGCCCCCGACGACGACGTCGTCGTCCCGGACGTTCCCCCCACGGACGGCGAGTTCGTGTCCTCGGGCTTCGGCGAGGGCCTGGTCCCGCCCGTCGGGAGCGAGGAGGAGGGACGTCCCGGTGACGGACTCGACTCCGTTCCCGCGCTCGCGCTGGACCCGCTCCTCGACGCCCCGGGGACCCGGATCATCGTCTGCTGCGGCGCCGGCGGGGTCGGCAAGACGACGACGGCGGCGGCGCTGGGCGTCCGGGCGGCCGAGCGCGGCCGGAAGGTCGTCGTGCTGACGATCGACCCGGCCCGGCGGCTCGCCCAGTCGATGGGAATCGACTCGCTCGACAACATCCCCCGCCGGGTCGAGGGCATCAGAAGCCGGCCCGCGCGCGGCACGGCGACGCGCGGTTCCGGCCCGGCCGGCGGGCGGCGGGCGGAGAGCGGGCAGTTGCACGCGATGATGCTCGACATGAAGCGCACCTTCGACGAGATCGTCGAGGCGCACGCGGACGCCGACCGGGCGCGGGCGATCCTGGAGAACCCCTTCTACCAGTCGCTGTCCGCCGGGTTCGCCGGTACGCAGGAGTACATGGCCATGGAGAAACTCGGCCAGTTGAGGGCGCGCGAGGAGTGGGACCTGATCGTGGTCGACACCCCGCCGTCCCGCTCCGCGCTGGACTTCCTGGACGCCCCGAAACGGCTGGGGTCCTTCCTGGACGGCAAGTTCATCAAGCTGCTGATGGCACCGGCGAAGATGGGCGGCCGGGCGGGCATGAAGTTCCTCAACGTCGGCATGTCGATGATGACCGGCACTCTGGGCAAGCTGCTGGGGGGGCAGTTCCTCAAGGACGTACAGACCTTCGTGGCCGCCATGGACACGATGTTCGGAGGCTTCCGGACCCGGGCGGACGCGACGTACAAGCTCCTGCAGGCGCCTGGCACGGCCTTCCTGGTGGTCGCCACGCCCGAGCGGGACGCGCTGCGCGAGGCCGCGTACTTCGTGGAGCGGCTGGCGGCCGAGGAGATGCCGCTCGCCGGGCTCGTCCTGAACCGCGTGCACGGCAGCGGCGCCGCCCGGCTTTCGGCCGGGCGGGCACGGGCAGCCGCAGAAAATCTTGACGAGGGGCGCATGGTGGATCAGGTGTCCGGGAAGACTGATGTTCGTGGCCCCCGCGCCACCATCCCCGAGCCGTCAGACATCGCCACCGCCGCCGCACGTTCGTCGCAGGACCCCGAGGCTGCCCCCACAGCCGACCCGTACGACCCCGCGCACACCCCCTCCGTAGCCGCACAGGACATCCCGCAACTGACCGCAGGACTGCTCCGTCTGCACGCCGAACGGATGCAGGTGCTCGCACGCGAACAGCGCACGCGTGACCGTTTCACCGCGCTCCACCCGGAGGTACCGGTAGCCGAGGTGGCCGCGCTACCGGGCGACGTACATGATCTCGCCGGCCTTCGGGCCATCGGCGATCGCCTCGCGTCGGGTCGCGTCCCACGGCCCTGA
- a CDS encoding ArsA family ATPase, with the protein MSRLQVVSGKGGTGKTTVAAALALALATEGKRTLLVEVEGRQGIAQVFETEALPYEERKIAVAPGGGEVFALAIDAERALLDYLQMFYKLGGAGRALKKIGAIDFATTIAPGVRDVLLTGKACEAVRRREKNGAYTYDHVVMDAPPTGRITRFLNVNDEVAGLARIGPIHHQAQAVMRVLKSPETAVHLVTLLEEMPVQETADGIAELRAAELPVGQVIVNMVRPHVLDEAAVRAAAGDHRDAIAASLAAAGVPGGKRLVGPLLEEAAEHAQRVELERAQRTVLIGLDMPTYELPYLGDGADIAGLYRLAKELRKQGVGA; encoded by the coding sequence GTGAGCAGGCTCCAGGTCGTCAGTGGCAAGGGCGGTACCGGTAAGACGACGGTCGCCGCCGCCCTCGCGCTCGCCCTCGCGACCGAGGGCAAGCGGACTCTCCTCGTGGAGGTCGAAGGCAGGCAGGGCATCGCACAGGTCTTCGAGACGGAGGCACTTCCCTACGAGGAACGCAAGATCGCCGTCGCCCCCGGCGGCGGCGAGGTCTTCGCGCTGGCCATCGACGCCGAACGCGCGCTCCTCGACTACCTGCAGATGTTCTACAAGCTGGGCGGCGCGGGCCGTGCCCTGAAGAAGATCGGCGCCATCGACTTCGCGACGACGATCGCGCCCGGCGTGCGGGACGTACTGCTGACCGGCAAAGCCTGCGAGGCGGTACGGCGCCGGGAGAAGAACGGCGCGTACACCTACGACCACGTGGTCATGGACGCGCCCCCGACCGGCCGGATCACCCGCTTCCTCAACGTCAACGACGAGGTGGCGGGGCTGGCCAGGATCGGCCCGATACACCACCAGGCGCAGGCGGTGATGCGCGTGCTGAAGTCTCCCGAGACAGCCGTGCACCTGGTGACCCTGCTGGAGGAGATGCCGGTCCAGGAGACCGCCGACGGCATCGCGGAGCTGCGGGCGGCCGAACTGCCGGTGGGACAGGTGATCGTCAACATGGTCCGCCCGCACGTCCTCGACGAGGCGGCGGTACGGGCGGCGGCCGGCGACCACCGGGACGCGATCGCGGCGAGCCTGGCCGCCGCCGGCGTCCCCGGGGGGAAGCGGCTGGTCGGACCGCTCCTGGAGGAGGCGGCCGAGCACGCCCAGCGGGTGGAGCTGGAGCGCGCGCAGCGGACGGTCCTCATCGGGCTCGACATGCCGACGTACGAACTGCCCTACCTGGGGGACGGGGCGGACATCGCGGGCCTTTACCGGCTGGCGAAGGAACTGCGGAAACAGGGGGTGGGCGCATGA
- a CDS encoding DUF4177 domain-containing protein, giving the protein MTKWEYATVPLLVHATKQILDTWGEDGWELVQVVPGPNNPEQLVAYLKREKQ; this is encoded by the coding sequence ATGACCAAGTGGGAGTACGCGACGGTGCCGCTTCTGGTGCACGCGACGAAGCAGATTCTGGACACCTGGGGCGAGGACGGCTGGGAGCTCGTCCAGGTCGTGCCCGGGCCGAACAACCCCGAGCAGCTCGTGGCCTACCTGAAGAGGGAGAAGCAGTGA
- a CDS encoding RidA family protein yields MSGGVEARLAELGLTLPEVVPPLAAYQPAVRSGVYVHTSGQLPMVEGKLQLTGKVGGEVTADEAKELAAVCALNALAAVKSVAGDLDRIKRVVKVVGFVASAPDFTGQPGVVNGASELLGAVLGDKGVHARSAVGVAVLPLDAPVEVEVQVELEQDGEPVG; encoded by the coding sequence GTGAGCGGGGGCGTCGAGGCCAGGCTGGCCGAGCTGGGCCTGACGCTGCCGGAGGTGGTGCCTCCGCTGGCCGCTTACCAGCCCGCCGTGCGGTCCGGCGTGTACGTCCACACCTCGGGCCAGCTCCCGATGGTGGAGGGCAAGCTCCAGCTGACCGGCAAGGTCGGCGGTGAGGTCACCGCCGATGAGGCCAAGGAACTCGCGGCCGTATGCGCGCTGAACGCGCTCGCGGCCGTGAAGTCGGTCGCCGGCGACCTGGACCGGATCAAGCGGGTCGTGAAGGTCGTGGGCTTCGTCGCCTCCGCCCCCGACTTCACAGGTCAGCCGGGTGTCGTCAACGGTGCCAGCGAGCTGCTCGGCGCGGTCCTCGGCGACAAGGGTGTGCACGCCCGCAGCGCGGTCGGCGTGGCGGTGCTGCCGCTGGACGCCCCGGTCGAGGTCGAGGTCCAGGTGGAGCTCGAGCAAGACGGAGAGCCTGTCGGCTGA